A window of Pomacea canaliculata isolate SZHN2017 linkage group LG3, ASM307304v1, whole genome shotgun sequence contains these coding sequences:
- the LOC112559597 gene encoding allene oxide synthase-lipoxygenase protein-like → MGCARQWNFTSNEQLTAVLTTIIYTCSVSHASTNFPQYDEYGFPPNYPGLLRGSPPKDKRECTEQDILKCLPDRPTTLDIMIVTKILSQRGTKSLGDFEVQYIFDDEAREIVHEFRKDVAEISKIIKARNTQRNPPYLFLDPDIVPNSISI, encoded by the exons ATGG ggTGTGCCAGGCAATGGAATTTCACATCAAATGAACAGCTTACAGCTGTTTTGACTACTATTATCTACACATGCAGTGTTTCACATGCCTCCACCAACTTTCCACAGTATGACGAGTATGGTTTCCCTCCAAACTATCCAGGTCTTCTGCGAGGAAGTCCTCCAAAAGATAAG CGAGAGTGCACAGAACAAGACATCCTTAAGTGCTTACCAGATCGACCCACAACTCTGGACATCATGATTGTTACCAAAATCCTCAGCCAGCGAGGCACAAAGAGCCTGGGAGACTTTGAGGTCCAGTACATCTTTGATGACGAAGCCCGAGAAATTGTACATGA ATTTCGCAAGGATGTCGCAGAAATCAGCAAGATAATTAAGGCACGCAATACTCAGCGCAATCCTCCATACCTATTCTTGGATCCTGACATTGTCCCCAACTCCATCAGCATCTGA